Sequence from the Streptomyces kaniharaensis genome:
CGGCACCATGTGCTCCGGCAGGCGCTCCCGCAGATGGCCGCGCAGAGCGGCGGCCGCCGCCGTGGCGCCGGTCGCCGGAACGACGTAGGCGACGAGCCGGGGTTCGTCGTCGGTGCGCACCACGACGGCGGCCTGCGCGACGTCCGGGTGTTCGGCGAGTACGGCCGCGATCTCGCCGGGCTCCACCCGGAATCCGCGGATCTTGACCTGGTCGTCGTTGCGCCCGAGGAATTCCAGATTCCCGTCCGAGCCCCAGCGCACGAGGTCGCCGGTGCGGTACATCCTGGATCCGGTCGGCCCGAACGGGTCCGCCACGAACCGCCCGGCGGTCAGACCGGGGCGGTTCAGGTAGCCGCGGGCCAGCCCCGCACCGGCGATGTACAGCTCACCCGGCTGACCGGCCGGCAGCGGCCGCAGGGCGCCGTCGAGCACGTACAGCCGGGCGTTGGCGACCGGCCGGCCGATCACCGGGCGCGGGCTCGAATCCAGGGGTGCGATCGCCGAGTTGACGGTGCACTCGGACGGCCCGTAGAGGTTGAGGCACGCCACCCCGTCGGACGCCCGCAGGTGCGCCCACAGCTGCTCGGCAACGGCCTCACCGCCGACCGCGACCACCGCCGGGCGCTGCTGCGGATCGCTCAACAGCCCTTGTGCGAGCAGGACATGGAGGTAGGAAGGGGTGGCGCCGACGTAGTCGAGCCGGCACCGCCGGGCATGGTCGACGAAGGCGTCCGGGTCGGTCCAGGTCGCCTGGTCCAGGACGTGCAGCTCGTGGCCGGCGAACAGGCCGAACAGCTGGTCCCAGGCGGCGTCGAACGACACCGACGTGGTCAGCGCCACCCGCAGCCGACGCCCGGACGGCGACGGGAACAGCACGGACCGCTGGTTGCCGAACAGGTTCCGCAGGCCGCCGTACGTCGTCACCACGCCCTTGGGCCGGCCCGTGGAACCGGAGGTGTAGACGATCTGCGCCGGGTGGCCCGGGTCGACGGCCACCGCCGGGTCCACCGGCGGGTGACCCGCCAGCGACGCGGCCGTCTCCGGGGCGTCGAGCACCAGCCGCTCGACGGGGCCGGCTTCGGGAAGCCGGTCCCGGGTTTGGGCGTCGGTCACCAGCAGCGCCGGCCGGGCGTCGCCGAGCAGGTAGGCGATCCGGGCGGCGGGGTACTCCGGGTCGACCGGCAGCCAGGCCGCCCCCGCCTTCAGCACCGCGAGGATCGCCACCACCAGGTCGGCCGACCGCGGCAGGGCGAGCGCCACCACCCGCTCAGGCCCCGCGCCCCGGGCGATCAGGGCGTGCGCCAGTCGGTTCGCCCGCGCGACCAGTTCGGCGTACGTCAGGGAGACACTCCCGCAGACCAGCGCGACCTCGTCCGGTGTCGCGGCGGCCTGCGCCGCGAACAGTTCGGGCAGGCTGTCGGCGGGCGCCTTCACCACCGGCCCGGCGCCCAGGGCCAGCAACTCGCGCTGCTCGTCCGCGGCGAGCAGGCCGATCCGGCCCACCGGCTCCTGCGGGTCGCAGTCCACGACGGTGTCCAGCAGGGCGAGCAGGCGCTGCTGATGGGCGGCCAGCTCGCCGTCGCTCCAGGTCTCCGGTGAACCGTGGAGCTTGATCTGCAGGTCGTCGCCGCCCCGGTGCCCGACGAGCGAGATCGCCAGGCCGGTCGTCGCGCCGGCGACCAGGTGGTGGGCCGTGGCGGGGTGCCCCGCGAAGCTCGGCGGGGAGTCGAAGACCATGATGTTGACGATGAGCGGGAAGGCCGCCCCGATGACGCCGGGCAGGCCGAGGTCCCGCAGCAGGTCCTCGCTGCGGTAGCGCTGGTGCGCGAGCGCGGCGTCGACCTCGCGTGCCACCTGGGTGACGAGGTCGTGCCACGGCATGTCCGGTCGCACCGTCAGCCGCAGCAGCACCAGGTTCGACACCGCGCCGGGCGCTGCCATCAGCGCGGGTACCGCTCGCTCGCGGCCGGTGACGGGAAGGCCGATCACCACGTCCCGGTCCCCGGTCAGCCGGTGCGCGTAGAGCGCCGTCGCGGCGATCAGCAGGCGGGACCAGCGCACGCCGGCCCGCCCTGCCGCCGTCCGCAACGCCTCCGAGCGGAGCACCGCCGAGGCCGCGACCGCCCGGAGGGCACCGCCCGGGTCGCCCGGCGCCCGGTCGGTGAGCCGGGTCGGGGTCGGCCGGTCGGCGAAGCGCTCCGTCCAGTACGACCGGTCGGCGGTGAACTGTGCGGAGGAGCGGTAGTCGGCGTCCGCCTCCACCAGATCGTCCAGCGAGCGGAACGCTCCGGACGGGACCGGCCGGCCCTCGGCCAGCGCCGTGTAGGTCTGCGCGACCCGCTGCCGGACGAGGGCGTAGCCGAACCCGTCCATCACCAGGTGGTGGTAGTTCTGGTACCAGAGGTGGTGCGTCGGCGACAGCCTGATCAGGGCGTGGCTGAACAGCGGGTCGCGGGCGAGGTCCAGCGGCCGCATCCGGTCCTCGGCCATCCACTCCAGGGCCGCCGCGAACGGTGCCGGCTCCTCCCCGAGGTCGAGGAAGGCCGGTGCCCAGTCCCACCTCCCGCGGCGGACCTGGCGCGGGTCCGGCCCGTCATCGGCGAAGCTCACGTGCAGCGCGTCGGTCTCGTCGACCACCCGGCGCAGCGCGGTCTCGAACAGGTCCCGGTCGACCGGCCCGTGGATCTCCACGTACTCGCCGATGCGGTAGGCCGGAATCGCCGTCCGGGAGCACTGCTCGGCGAGCCGGATCTCGCGCTGGGCCGCCGTCAGGGGAAGGGCGTCGCCGTCGCGACGGGACATGGGGGTACCTCCAGGAGTGTGGGCAGGCGTGGGGGCCGGGCGCGCGGGAGCGCGCCGACCGCGGTGACGTCACGCGGTCGGCGGGCGGGAGGCGCGGCTTCTGCGGTCAGGCGGCGGCGAGGTCTCCGGCCTGGAGCTGCCAGAGGGATGCGTAGAGTCCGTGCTGGCCGAGCAGTTCGTCGTGGGTGCCCTGCTCGGCCACGACGCCGCCCTTGTCCATGACGTAGATCCGGTCGGCGTGGCGGACCGTGGACAGCCGGTGGGCGATGATGACCATGGTCCGGTCGGTGGCGAAGTCGCGGAGCGTGCGCTGGATGGCGGCCTCGGTCTCGTTGTCCACGGCGGACGTGGCCTCGTCGAGGATCACGACCGGGGAGTTCTTGAGGATCGCCCTCGCCAGGGCGATCCGCTGCCGCTGACCGCCCGACAGCGCGGCGCCGCGTTCGCCGATCAGCGTGTGGTAGCCGTCCGGCAGCGTCGCGATGAAGGTGTGCGCCTCGGCCATCCGGGCGGCTTCCTCCACGGCGTGGTCGGAGGCGCCGAAGCTGCCGTACCGGATGTTCTCGGCGATGCTGCCGTCGAAGAGGAACGGGTCCTGGGCGACGAAGCCGATGGCGTTGCGGACGTCCTGCCGCGGCATGTCGCACAGGTCCCGCCCGTCGAGCAGCACGCTGCCGGACTCCGCGTCCTGGAAGCGCATCAGCAGCTTGGCGATCGTCGTCTTGCCGGAGCCGGTGGCGCCGACGATGGCGGTGACCCGCCCGGCGGGGATGGTCAGCGAGACGTTCTCCAGCACGGGCGGCCGGTCGGGGTAGGCGAAGGTCACCTCGTCGAGGACGATCTCGCCGTGCACCTTCTCGGCGTCGAGCGGTCCGCCGGTGCCGTCGGTCTCGACGGGCAGGGCGCGCAGCCGCTGGACCCGGTCATAGGCGGCCAGCGTGCGCTGGTACTGGTCGACGATGCCGCCGAGCCGGTTCATCCGCAGCAGCACCATCTGGGGCAGCCCGATCAGCGGGCTGAACACCTCGAACGGCAGGGTGCCCTTCAGCACCGAGCGGCCGCCGATCAGCAGGGTGCCGGCCATGGAGCCGGTCGTGCAGACCCGGACGATCTCCGCGTGGCGGATCGTGCTCCGGTCGGTCTGCCGGCTGCTCTCCTGGGCCGCCTCGCTCAGCCGGTCGATGCGCTCGGCCTCGTAGTCCTCGGTGCAGAAGCTCTTGACGGTGGCGCCGGCCTCCAGGGTGTTGACCAGCTGGCTGTGCAGCCTCGCCCGGTGCTCGCCGGAGACGGCGTAGTCAGCCGCGACCTTCTCCTGGTAGTGGAACGACAGCCAGGCGATGGCCGGGATGGGCAGGAACGCGATCCAGGCGATCTGCGGTGCCAGCAGCAGGAAAAGCGGCACCAGGAGGACCAGGCTGGTGCCCAGTTGCAGCACGTCGTTGGCGGAGGTGGCGAAGAAGGCGCCGAGCTGGCCGACGTCGTCCGTCAGCGCGCCGGCGACCCGGGTCGTCCGCTCGCCCTCCAGGTGGCGCAGTTCGAGGTGCTGCACGTGCGCGTACGTGCGGCCCCGCCAGTCGTGCTGGATGTCCTGGCCGAGCCGGCGCCACTGGAGGCTGGAGGTGTACGAGAGGCCCGCCACGGCGGCACAGGCCGCGGCCACCAGTCCTGCCAGGCCCCAGAGTTGGGCGGAGGCGGTGGTCAGCCCGAGACTGGCCAGCGGGGCGGCCCGGCCCTTGATGAGCACCAGCGCGGTCCAGCCGAGGAACGTGCCGAGCGCCATCTCCGAGACCTGGCACGCGACCGACAGGGCCGAGGCCCGGTAGAGGCGCCGCCGGTGCGGTCCGACGATCTCCAGCAGGGGGTGGCGTGCGGCTCCGGCCCCGGACAGTTGCCGGGCCTCGTCGGCCGTCCTGCGCCAGGCCCGCCGGAGGACGGCCGTGGTCGCGGCCGCCACGCCGCCCAGCGCCACCAGCTGCCTGCTCAGTACCGACCCGCGGATGAGGGCGACACCGGCCGCCACCCCGCCTCCGACGGCGAGCGTGGAGCGCACGACGCCGCGATCCGTTCGCGGGGCCCGCGCGGCAGCGGGTCGGGCCGGTGCGGGACGGGCGGCGCCCGCCGCGTTCTCCACCACCAGGGTGACGGCTCTGCGGATGAACCGGCCGACGTCCGCGGCGCTCACCCGCGCGTCGTGGCGGACGAGCACCCCGCCGGTGATCGGGCTTGCCTGGGCCTCGGTGACACCGGGAACGCGCCGCAGGGTCGCGGCGAGGACTTCGGCGATCCTGGGCCGTCCGAGAACCGGCTTGACGTCCCAGCGCTGGCGGCCCGGAATGACCGAGCGCGGGCGCACGTCCAGATCCACGTTGCGATATCCGGCTGCGGCACCCAGCAGAGATGGCATGTGTACGATCACCTGTTTGCGGAGGTCGCAAAAAACCGTCACGGGCACGACGGAGCAGTGCGACAGATCGGAAGGTCTGGAGAAATCAGGGTCATGCAGTCAGCGGACCTGCGGCCGACCGCCGCGTGGGCGCATTTCCCGAAGCCTTCGAAATGCCCGCGCACGCGGCGGCCCGTTCCGCCGCACGGGCGTCAGTGAACCTTGGCAGCGCCGGCGGTCGGGCGGATCTTCGAGGTCCTCGCCTCGTTCTCGGCCCGGCCGGCTTCGTCCTTCTCACCGTTCTGGGCATTGCCGTCGGCGGCCCGCTGCTCGCCGTCCGCACGGACTCCGACGTCACCGGCGGCGATCTGCGCCGCCACCATCTCGGCGGCCACCTCGGCCGCGAGGTCGTGGATGTTCTCTCCGGCCTCATGGGCCGCCTTCTTCACCTCGAGGGCGAGTCCGACGGACGTCTTGACGACGCCGCGCATCAGCGGCTTGAGGAGCCGCTTGGCCAGTGGCGCGACGATGAGGCCGACCAGGAAGGGCGGTACTACGGGCGGCATGATGCTCCATCCTCTCTACGCATACGTATGACAGGGGACCCCGGACACTGCAGACACCGGAGCAGCGCACAGCTGGGCAGGCGAAAGCACCCATTGTTCGGAATTCGCGATTCGGGTACCGGATCTAATTCCTCACCGATGGGGTCCATCGCCCGCTCTTCCGCCACGGTAGTCGAGTCATGTGCATCGAGACCAAACAGTCCCGGCCTGTTTCACTCATGCGAGTGCTCTTAGGCTTCCCGGTTACCTCGGATTGCCGTATGCACACTCACCGAACGGACCCTTCGCCCGCTTTCCTGCTCAAAGATGACTGCCGAGTTCGCGTGCCACCCGCCGCCGCAGGGCGGGAAACGGCAGCCCGCCGCCGCCCAGCACCGCCTCGTGAAAGGCCCGCACGTCGAAACCTGCGCCCAGCACCGCCTCGGCCCGGGCCCGCAGCCGGCCGAACTCCAGGAAACCCGCGCGGTAGGAGAGAGCCTGCCCGGGCAGGTCCGTCGAATAGCGCAGCAGGTCCGAGGCGATCTGGCCGTCCGCCTCGGTGGAGTTGGCGCGCATGAAGGAGCGCGCCTGCTCCAGGCTCATCGTCCCGAGGTTGAGCCCGGTGTCGACGACGAGGCGCTGCGCGGTGAACCGCTCCTGCGCGAGGCGCCCGTACGCGTCCCACGGGTCGTCGTAGAGGCCCATCTCCCAGCCGAGCCCGGCCGCGTACTCGGCCCAGCCCTCGTTGAACGCGCCGAACTCGGCTACCTCGCGCCGCAGTTGCGGCAGGTGCGGGTCCTCCGCCTGCCTGGCGAGGTGGAAGTGGTGCCCCGGCGCCAGCTCGTGGTAGATCAGCGAGGCCGCGCCCAGCAGCGACCGCTGCGCCAGGCCGGAGCCGTTGTAGCGGTAGCGCCCGACGGGGCTGGCGGCGGTCGGCTGCTGGTAGTACCCGAAGGTCATGCCCGCCTCCAGCGCCCGGTCCAGCCGGGCCAGTCCGTACGGGGCGGCCGGCAGGGCGGCGAACCATCGTGGCAGCAGTGGGGCCAGCCGGTCGAGGTGGCCGCGGTAGCGGGCCTCGACTTCCTCGGGCGTCCGGGCGTGGAGGCGCGGCTCGGTCCGTAGCCGGTCGTGGAACTCGTCCTCGGGGCCCCGGAAGCCCAGGGTCGTGCGCACCTCGCGCATCCGCTCGGCCAGTTCGCGGCACTGGTCGCGGCCGAGCTCGTGGAGCCGGTCGGGCGGCGTGTCACCCGCGGTGTGGGTCCGGACGAACTCCCGGTACGCCTCCTCGCCGCCCTCGTACCGCGCCCAGCCGACGGCCGACGGCGCCGCGCGCAGGTAAGCGGGATCGTCGAGGACGGCGAGCAGACGGTCGAACGCCGGCGCCAACTCGACTGCGACCAGCCGCCGTACGCCCTCCCGCAGCCTTCCGCGCTCGACCTGCCCCAGCCCGCCGAACCGGCCCTCGTCCACCTCCACCCGGCGTGCCACGGAGGTCCGCAGACCGACGAGTGTGGCGCGAGCCCCGGCCAGGGCCGGCGCGGGGACGTGGAAGCCGCGGGCCGCCTGCGCCACCACCTTGTCGCCGATCGAGCCGACCACCCCGGCCAGCTCGCGCACCAGCGCCAAGTACCGGTCGACGTCGTGCCGTTCGGCGAAACGAAAGGGACCGAGGACCGCATCGACGTACTGCGACAGCGGAAACAGCCGGTACGGCGTCGCGGCGGGCGTCAGCCAGTAGCAGCGGCGGACCCGCACCTCCTGCTCGGCGAGCCCCACGAGGAACGCGGCGGTGTCGGCGTCGGCGCCGGACAGCTCCGTACCGTCGAGCTCCCGGACCTGCGCCAGGACACCCTCCGCGAACCGCGCCCGCTCCTCGGCCTCGCCGATCGACGCCCCCGGCAGCCTCTCGACCGGAAGCCCCTGGCGGACTCTCAGCAGCGGGTCCCGCTCCAGCAGGAACTCCCAGTAGCGGCCCGCCAGAAGGCCGATCTCGCGGCCCGGTTCGTTCGTCCTCACGCGGACAGTGTGGCGATGACGCACCGCTCGGTCGGCCGGCCGGCGAGGCACGGGCCGCGAGATCCCTCGAACGAGGGAATCCCACCGGCCGCTCCCCGGGCCCGTCGGCCAAGGCGGGCGGCCACCGCCGGCTCACTCGAGTCCGCCGAACGGGCTTGCCGAGCAGCGAAGTTGACTCGCCCTCGCCAACCCGCGGTGACACCATGACGGCCATGCCCCGTCACACCGTGCCGGTCCGCCTGGCGGCCACCGGGACCGCCGCGGCCCTCGCGCTGGCCGGCTGCGGCGGCGCCGCCCGGTCCTCGACGAGCACACCCCTCGTGGACCGCGGGACCGTCCGGATCGCGGCGGCCAACGAGACCCCCAGCTTCGACCCGTACTCGGCCTTCGGCGCCGCCCCGGCCCGCTACGCGTACGACTCGCTGGTCAACGTCGCCGCCGACGGCACGCTGGTCTCCGGCCTCGCCTCGTCCTGGCAGGCCACCACGACCACGGCCACCTTCACCCTCCGCCCGGGGATCACCTGCTCCGACGGCACGCCCCTCACCGCCTCGGCGGTGGCCCGGGCCCTGACCTACGCGGGCGACCCGGCCCACCAGCTCGCCGGCGCCCGGACCGTCCTGCCCGGCGTCCCCTTCACCGCGAGCGCCGACGACCCGACCGGCACGGTGTCGGCGACCACCGTCGCCCCCTTCCCGTTTCTCACCCGCACCCTCGGCCTGCTGCCCGTCGTCTGCCCTGCCGGCCTGGACCGGCCCCGGTCGCTGGAGCGCACCAGCCAGGGCACCGGCCCGTACGTGCTGACCCGCTACACCCCCGGCGGGCCGTACGAGTTCACCGTCCGCGACGGCTACGCCTGGGGACCGGCCGGAGCGACCACCGCGACGCCCGGCCTTCCCACGCGGATCGTCATCTCGGTGGTGCCCCAGGCGTCCACCGCCGCGAACCTGTTGCTCACCGGGGGCGTCGACATCGCGACGGTGTCCGGGCCGGACCGTGCCCGGCTCACCGGCCACGGCCTCGCCGCCACCGACGTACCGACCGTGGTCGGGCTGACCTTCTTCAACCAGCGACCCGGCCGCCCGCTCGGCGACCCGGCGCTGCGCCGGGCCATGGTGGCCGCACTCGACCGGCAGGGCCTCGCCAACGTCGCCGTCGGCGGCACCGGCCGCCCGGCCACCGACTTCGGCGCGGAGGGCGCCGTCTGCCACGCCGACCTCGCCGCCGCCAACCTGCCCGCGCTGGACACCGCCGAGGCACTGCGCGCCGCCGGCTGGACCCGCACCGGCGGCGGTCCCCTGGCCAAGGACGGGCGACCGCTCCGGCTGCGCCTGATCACCAGCCCGGACCTCGGCCCGACCCTGCCGTCCGTGGCCGAGCTGATGGCCCGGACCTGGACGGGACTCGGCGCGGACGTCCGGCTGGTCGGCGAGAGCCTGCCCGCCCTGGTGAACGCGATGTACCAGACCGGCGAGTTCGACGTCGTGGTGGGCAGCACGCCGGGCTTCGCCCTGCCGGTCGGCTTCGTCCCGTTCTTCTCCGGCCCGGCCCCCGCCGAGGGGCTCAACTTCGCGGGCGTCGCCAACCCCGAGTACGACGACCTGGTCGCCCAGGCGCTCCAGGAGACCGACACGGCGGGCTGCGGCACCTGGAACCGGGCCGCCGCAGCGCTGTTCCGCTCCGCCGACGCTCTCCCGATCGCGGACGGCCAG
This genomic interval carries:
- a CDS encoding DUF5132 domain-containing protein codes for the protein MPPVVPPFLVGLIVAPLAKRLLKPLMRGVVKTSVGLALEVKKAAHEAGENIHDLAAEVAAEMVAAQIAAGDVGVRADGEQRAADGNAQNGEKDEAGRAENEARTSKIRPTAGAAKVH
- a CDS encoding ABC transporter substrate-binding protein — encoded protein: MPRHTVPVRLAATGTAAALALAGCGGAARSSTSTPLVDRGTVRIAAANETPSFDPYSAFGAAPARYAYDSLVNVAADGTLVSGLASSWQATTTTATFTLRPGITCSDGTPLTASAVARALTYAGDPAHQLAGARTVLPGVPFTASADDPTGTVSATTVAPFPFLTRTLGLLPVVCPAGLDRPRSLERTSQGTGPYVLTRYTPGGPYEFTVRDGYAWGPAGATTATPGLPTRIVISVVPQASTAANLLLTGGVDIATVSGPDRARLTGHGLAATDVPTVVGLTFFNQRPGRPLGDPALRRAMVAALDRQGLANVAVGGTGRPATDFGAEGAVCHADLAAANLPALDTAEALRAAGWTRTGGGPLAKDGRPLRLRLITSPDLGPTLPSVAELMARTWTGLGADVRLVGESLPALVNAMYQTGEFDVVVGSTPGFALPVGFVPFFSGPAPAEGLNFAGVANPEYDDLVAQALQETDTAGCGTWNRAAAALFRSADALPIADGQSTVYGHRTTFATTFGGAVIPTSIRLHQ
- a CDS encoding DUF885 domain-containing protein, whose amino-acid sequence is MRTNEPGREIGLLAGRYWEFLLERDPLLRVRQGLPVERLPGASIGEAEERARFAEGVLAQVRELDGTELSGADADTAAFLVGLAEQEVRVRRCYWLTPAATPYRLFPLSQYVDAVLGPFRFAERHDVDRYLALVRELAGVVGSIGDKVVAQAARGFHVPAPALAGARATLVGLRTSVARRVEVDEGRFGGLGQVERGRLREGVRRLVAVELAPAFDRLLAVLDDPAYLRAAPSAVGWARYEGGEEAYREFVRTHTAGDTPPDRLHELGRDQCRELAERMREVRTTLGFRGPEDEFHDRLRTEPRLHARTPEEVEARYRGHLDRLAPLLPRWFAALPAAPYGLARLDRALEAGMTFGYYQQPTAASPVGRYRYNGSGLAQRSLLGAASLIYHELAPGHHFHLARQAEDPHLPQLRREVAEFGAFNEGWAEYAAGLGWEMGLYDDPWDAYGRLAQERFTAQRLVVDTGLNLGTMSLEQARSFMRANSTEADGQIASDLLRYSTDLPGQALSYRAGFLEFGRLRARAEAVLGAGFDVRAFHEAVLGGGGLPFPALRRRVARELGSHL
- a CDS encoding ABC transporter ATP-binding protein/permease; translated protein: MPSLLGAAAGYRNVDLDVRPRSVIPGRQRWDVKPVLGRPRIAEVLAATLRRVPGVTEAQASPITGGVLVRHDARVSAADVGRFIRRAVTLVVENAAGAARPAPARPAAARAPRTDRGVVRSTLAVGGGVAAGVALIRGSVLSRQLVALGGVAAATTAVLRRAWRRTADEARQLSGAGAARHPLLEIVGPHRRRLYRASALSVACQVSEMALGTFLGWTALVLIKGRAAPLASLGLTTASAQLWGLAGLVAAACAAVAGLSYTSSLQWRRLGQDIQHDWRGRTYAHVQHLELRHLEGERTTRVAGALTDDVGQLGAFFATSANDVLQLGTSLVLLVPLFLLLAPQIAWIAFLPIPAIAWLSFHYQEKVAADYAVSGEHRARLHSQLVNTLEAGATVKSFCTEDYEAERIDRLSEAAQESSRQTDRSTIRHAEIVRVCTTGSMAGTLLIGGRSVLKGTLPFEVFSPLIGLPQMVLLRMNRLGGIVDQYQRTLAAYDRVQRLRALPVETDGTGGPLDAEKVHGEIVLDEVTFAYPDRPPVLENVSLTIPAGRVTAIVGATGSGKTTIAKLLMRFQDAESGSVLLDGRDLCDMPRQDVRNAIGFVAQDPFLFDGSIAENIRYGSFGASDHAVEEAARMAEAHTFIATLPDGYHTLIGERGAALSGGQRQRIALARAILKNSPVVILDEATSAVDNETEAAIQRTLRDFATDRTMVIIAHRLSTVRHADRIYVMDKGGVVAEQGTHDELLGQHGLYASLWQLQAGDLAAA